The genomic interval ACAGCATCCACCGCCCCGTCACGACACCGCAACCGTGGCCGGCGGGTTCGCCGCAAGCCGGTGTTTCATCGCATCGGCAGGAGATTTTGAGTGGACGGCTTTGGCCGCCCCGTCACGAGGCCGCAAGTGCGGAGCGCAGCCGGCCCACCCGATCCCGGCCGGCATGCAGCCGGAGCCTCCTTACGCGGCATCCTGGCCGGGTGCGGGAACGTGTTCGACGACGAGGCGGTCGATATTGGCGCAATGGCGGGCGTGCTGAACGTCGATGCCGACCAGATGGCCCTGTGCGTCGTAGTCCAACACGACGCCATCCGAAACCTCGTCGGAATCGACCGCCACATCATCCGTCAGATGGATGTAGAGCGCATCGGTCGCGGGATCGTAATTCAGCTTCACGGTTGACACTTTCGATCCGGAAGGCGTTGTGGACCGTCTCGCCGTCCGGCAGCGTGACCACGCGCAGATACCAGCCAATCTCGGGTATCCAGGTCCAATGCCGAATGCGCCCGTCTTCGGGCTGCACCTCGCGCCGCACCGGGGCGTCCAGCGCCTGCCAATACCATTCTACAGCATCGGACTTCTTTTCAGAAACAGGCGTGGATGGCCGTTACGGTGAACGGCCATGACGGTAATGGGGCGGATTTTCCCAATTCGTCACGCCCGCACACCGTTGCGGGCGTCCACGTTCCTGAACACGAATTTGCGTCCGATGCTGTAAACGGATGTAGGTGCGTTTCGCGAGCACGTTCACGCGGAAGTATTCCGTCATCGCGATCATCGCCGCCCTCTCCACCAGCGGCGAGATCGATACCGCTTCGCCGTGGTCGCGGCAATCCGTCATTACCCGCTTGCTGGCCTTCGGCCAGCGACTGCGTGTCTAAGCGGGCAATCTCGCCCTTGTCGAAGGCCCCGAGATCGGCGGGGATAACCGAACCGGGTGGGATCACCCGGTCGGGGCCGGGTGATGACGATGGGGGAAGGTCGGGTGGCGGCGACGCTTCGCGACGCGAACTTGGGGAGACGCCCTACGCCGGCTGTTCAGCCGGCGTGTGCGGTTGCGGCGCCCGCGCGCCGCGAAGCAGGCCTTCCGTGCTCAGATCTTCGTCGATGTCGGGCCAGTGAATGCCATACCCGCCACCGGCCACTTCCCAATGCGCGCGCTCTTCGGGCGTCGCGTTCGCAAGGCGCGGGTACCACGCGAGCGGCACACTGATCGAACGGCCGTCCATGAGGTCCACACTCAGGCGCGACTCGTCGACGGATACGGCCAAGACCCGGATATCGGTGTCAGGTGCCAAAGAAGTCATGCCACGCCTCCAACAATTTCATGCGCCGCTCGCGAACCAACCGATGGAGCGCCGTCAGGTCGTGCGCCGAAAAGCCGGTCGCGGATGCCACGCCGCCCGTTTGCAGCCAGAATTTGGCACTTGCACCGCCCTTGTCCACATGAACATGGGGCGGCTCATTCGGTTCATGGCTGTAAAAGTAGAAGCGAAAACCCTTTTCTCTCAGCACCGTCGGCATCGTCGCACCTGAAACCTTCCCCCCGCAACAAGCCAGCCCACCGAGCCGACACCCGACCGGCGTTCATTTCAAGGGGGCAGAGGCGAGATGCGTACGCTCACGACCGCCCCCCACCCGTCATGGCCCGCTCCCCCCACCCGTCATTGCCCGGTTCTCGTACCCGTCATTGCCCGCTTTAAGCGGGCAATCTCGCCCACCCATGCCACCGGACCCCGTTCCGGTGGACGGAAACCCCGGCGACCCGGCGGGCACGGCGACGCCAGCCGGTCCCTGGGCGGTGAAGCAAACTGGCATCGGCCACCCTCTTTACAAACGCAGCGTGCTTTCGTACGCACGGACATGCAGAACATACCATGAACATTTGCGAGGTACGCTATGATCAACGCCAGCATCGGAAAGCTTGCCAGCCTTGGCGACGCCGAGAAGGGCTTCGCCGTCATCGGCATCGGCACGAAAATGCAGTTCAGCGAAATCCTGAACCCGAACACCCTTGGAAGCATGACGCGTGTCGCCCACGACGGCGACATCCTCATCATCAACCATTTGCCGGCGGACAAGCCGGAAGCCTACCGGCGCCCGCACAAGAAGATCGTGCTTCTTCATCGGGATCGGGACGGCCATGCATCCCACACGCCCCTGGCAGAGATCCCGCCGGGCGGTCCGCTGATTCCGTGCGTAGAGGGCATCCGGCCCTTGAGCACGGTTCAAGCCGCCGAGGGCGAGGCCACGACGGAAGCCGCGGAAGAGAACAAATAGAGAACGAACACGGCCGGGCCGTCACATGGCGGCCCGGCCCTTACGGCTCGCCGCGCACCCAGGCCAGCGCGGCGTCGACGGTGTGGGCGCTGGGGTCCATGCCGACCCAGGTGTGCAGCCGGCCGCCCAGCGTGGGGTCGGCGCGGAAGCGGTCGAAGCTCACGCTCAGCGCGTTGATGTCCTGGTTCACCACCTTGCCGAAGATGGTCTGATAGATGACCTTCGCCCCGGCCTGGCCGTAGACGGGGTGCCACCCGCGCCGCTGGCGGCTGCGCTCGATGGCCTCGAACGGCCGCGTGACCACGAGGAAGGTGGGCTCGCACACCGCTTGCAAATCAGCAATGAAGAAGGCCGAAACAGGATGCTTCATAATCAAATGACTACATCCGGCTTCCGCCGCATATCTTTTTTGCTCTTGAAGCCATTCATGCAACCATTCGCGGAAACCGCTCGTATCACCTTCTTTGGCTTTAAGCGAAAATTGATCCACACGGGACAAAACCGCATCTCGAAGCCCGGTGGGTTCATGACTGTTCGGCGTCCTGGGATCTTTCGTCTGCACATGGGGCGGACACGAATATGCACCAAGCCGTGCCAAATACCCGGTTACGGCTGTGGTGCCACTTGACCACGACCCGAGGACGACGATTGGACGAACATCGTCCGGCGACCTGACCGCCCCGCTTTGCGTAGCCGGGGCAGACACCTGCCCACTCTTGTCCTCGTCGCGACTCGCACTCGGTCGTTGGGTCGCCGCCATGGAATCAGGGATCACGAGGCTGTCGACCTTCGGTGCCGGGACCGGACCGGTGGTCAGGGTTCGACCGGCTTCAAAGAACTGCTTACCGACGGTTTCCGGATCCCCGCTGATCCGCCGATAAACCTCTTCGTAATACTGACGCTCTTGTTCCGTCGTGGAGACGCTATCTCGCCCGTTTCTTGGCGGGGGAAGCGTGATCCCCTCCGGCTTTGTTGGAACACCGAGGCGTTCCAGAAAGCGTTGGGCGCCATCCTCGTCCCGGAAGTCTTCAAGGTTGATGTCCACGAAATCGCACGAATGATTATTCGCTATATATTCCCGATAGTACCCGCCGCGAGCACGCATTTCAGACACATACCACAAGATCGTTCCGGCGCGCCCAAACTGGCGGAACTTCTTGGACGGTATGATGCAATTCTGTGACGCCGGCGGGAGCCACACCCAGGCCGAAGCGGGGTTCTCGAATTCGCGAAGATTGAACAGACTCAGACCGGTTTTGCGGATGTCGCGCTTCAGGAAGACGATTTTCACGCCAACATCCGACGGAAGCAGATCGAGATTTTCGACCAAGCCGGCCTTCGCGAGATAATGCGAAGGCTCCACGTACACCTCGCCCGGCTCAGCCAACACGCGCTCGAACTTACGCGCCCAGAACGTCCTTATTTTTCGCGTCACACCGGCATTGTTGAAATGCATCATATCCGAGTGATCGGGCGTGTCGACGCCGTGCGACCACCACTGCTGGTGTTCGTGGTAAACGCGCGCGTTGGAAACGTTGCGCGCCAACAGTTCCGTCAGGAACACTGTCCCGGATCGGCCGGTGGTGATCGTGAAAACAAGCGTCTTCGACATCGGCGGTGCCACTCCGGATCAGCGGCGTCAGCTGATCGCTCGGGTTACGACGTAAACGGATCCAGCGTGAACGAAACGCGCATCGGCGCGGGCAGTTGAACGAACATCAACGGTTGAATTGTCGGCGTTTGCGGCCGCTTGGCTGACGCCGCAGCCGGGTCAACGACGAAGAAATGCTCGTAATCCGGCCAAGCGTAGTCCTTGAACCACGTCCAGCAGCCGTGCTTGATGTAGTGATCGCGCAATGTCTTCGCGATCTTCATGTCCGTCGGCTGGTGCGCCAGGCAATCCGAAAACCGGCCAAGATGCCGCTGCGCCAGAAGCACCGTCAGGTTGCTGCAATAGCCGGACACGAGGACGGAAAACCCGAATTCCTGTTGCAACCGCATGACGGCGCGGAATACCTGCACGTGCTCCTCATGGCCGTACTCACCCCACGGGTTGTGCGTTACGACCGTTTTCACCCCGCGCAGATGCTCGCGCAGTAACGCAATCAAGCGCTCACAGTTGCTTTCGTAGGTGTCGTTGTTCCGCCGGCATCGCAGGCCAGCCCAGGTTTCCCCGGGAAGCGGCCAAGCCGCGGTGGAAAACACCTCGCTCTCGGGAACGGCCAGAAAGGTCGTGTTCGCCAATGGAAACGCCTGCATCGCGGCCTGCCGGCGTTGGGACAGGCCCGGCTGACTACCGATGTTGCCGTAGCACAGCACGACCTGCCGCGAGCGAGCCACCGCCGAACTGGCCCACAGGCATTCGTCGTCGGGATGCGCCATGACGACGGTACAGTCGTCCAGGATCGTCGGATCGGTCTGCATCACGGATCCTTCACACGGCTTCGCCCGGCACGCGGTTCAGGACGCGGCACCGGCCGCCTCGCGCTGGTCGGCCAGCGCCAGCATCTCGGCCACGGCGTCCTTCTTGCGCTGCGCGGGCTCGAAGGGCTCGGCGGCGCGGTGGGCGCGCTGGACGGCCTGCATGTAGTAGGCGTCGTCGTCCATCAGCCGCTGGAGCGTGTCGAACCAGGGCTGGACGATGTGGGCGTTGGGCACGTTGGTGTACTTTTCCAGCAGCGCGTCCGGCAGGTCGAAGCAGAAGCCGCCGCCGTTCAACTGGTCGGGGATGCCGCCGCGGTTGGCGCCCAGCACGGGGATGCCGCCAAGCTGCGCCTCGGTGATGGCGCGCCCTGCCGCTTCCTGGATGAAGGAGGGGAAGAGCAGCGCGGCCGTGCGCTTGTAGACGCGGCGCATGTCCTGCTGGTTCGGAATCCACCAGATGTTGGGCATCGTCACGAAGTCGGGCTTGATCTCCCGCCACGCGTCGGCGGAAACGCGCCCTTCCACCAGCAGGAAGGTGAAGTCCGGGCGCTTGGCCCACGCCATTTCCACCAGCTTCATCACAAGCGTGGCGCCCTTGTCGCCGGTGGGGTTGATGAAGGTGATGAAGCCGCTGCTGCGCGAACCGATGCTGGCGACGGAGGTGACCTCGTGCGCGGGCGCGCGGTTGTTTTCGTGGATCATCGTGCGCAGCACGCCGGGATTGATGCCCAGGCGTTCGCGGTAGAGGTCGCGCAGATAGGGCGACGGGCACAGCACGTGGTCGAAGGTCTGGAAGACGTCCGGGTATTGGTAGGAGGCGTTGGCCAGATAAAAGACCAGCGTGCGGGTGTGCCGACGCGCGCTTTCCCACAGCTTCTTGGACAGCGTGTCGCTGCCGTAGCCGATCACGACGTCGGGCTGCAGCTCGCGCAGGATTTCGTCGGTCTTGGTCAGCAGGCGCTGGGCTTCGTCGCGTTCCAGGTGCCGGCCCTGGGTGCTCTTGGTGTAGAGCACGTGGTGGCGCACGCCATCGCGCCAGAAGCGCAGCATCTTGCCCTGGTTGTGGGCGGCGGCGCCCTCCGCGCCGACGGCGGCGGTCATGGGGAATTCGTGCCGCCCGTCGAAGAGCGTGGCGGAGATGGAATAGGCCTCGTGCCCGGCTTCGGAAAGCCAGCCCAGAAGCGTGCGCATTTCCAGCGCGGCGCCACTGCGCGTGTCCAGCACGCACATGGGCGAGAGGAAGACAACTTTCACGGCCCTGCCGCTCGCTTATCCGTTGGGGGTGACGGCCCGTATGGCGAAAATCGCGCCGGTCGTCCAGAGGGGTTGCCGGGATCGTGTTTTGACCCTGCCACGGGTGCGACGGCCTTATCCGTCCGGCCCCACCTCCCCGACCCGTCATTGCCCGCACCGGCAACTTCGGCGAGCAGCGGGGACGGCGAAGCGGTGGTTCGCTTCTGGCGGTGCGAAGCCGCCCGACGCAGGCCACATGAAAAGGGGCCGGCCCCGAAGGACCGGCCCCAAGCAGCGTCCGGTTATCCCGGATGCTTAGAAGACGAAGTCGTCGTTGTTGAAGGTGTTCACGTTCGTATCGATGAACACCAAATCGCCGTCGAACGCATCGGACGAAATCTGCGTGTCGTCCGACGTGCTGTCATCGTCGAAGTTACCGCCGGTGAACGTCAGGTCATCGGTGCTGTTCACGCCGCTGACGTTGCTGAAGTCGAGCGTGTCATCGACGATGTCGCCGCCAAAGTCGCCACCGTTAACACGGAGATTGTTATCAATCCCATCGAAGACGAGCGTGTCGTTCTCGTCAGTCTCGAGATTGATGACGGAGGCCGTGTCATTGAGAGAGTCATTGCCCTCGCCAGAGGCAATCTGATTGTTCACTCCCTCAGCGAGTTCGCCGAGATCATAAGTGACACTGCCGCCAGTGCTTCCGAGAGCAGCGATCTCGAAACCGCCACCGAAGTCGGAAAGGTCCACCGTCTCGATCGAACTGCCGTTAGTGACGTTCGAGACCAACAGGTTGTCGTCCGAGCTAGACGCCGTGATCGTGGTCGTGTTGGCAACGTCCAGATCGGAAATCGTGGCGTTGGTGTCGGACTCGCCACTGCCGTCATTCACGTCGAGGTTCAGGGTCTCGATGCCATTGCTGCCGCCCGATGCGTCGAGGGCGAGCTCATCGACGGTCTGACCACTGGCGTCAAGGCCAACGTTGATGCTCTGGCTATCGCCAGAACCACCGAGATTCAGCTCGACAGCACCGCTGCTCCCCGCAGTCGCGTCGCCCTTGATGTCGACGGAAGCACCATCGGCAAGATTGTCGAGCCGCGCGATGGAGAGCTCGCCGCCACCGCCGGATGTCAGCGTAGCGCTAAGCTCAATCGTCTCACTGCCGGCGAGATTGGAGGCATCAAGCGCAGCCACGGCCGGAGCCGTCATTGTACCCGCGCCATTCGCCGTAAGGCTCACGTCCACGGTTTCAATGTTGCTCGTCTCAGGCGCGTTAATCGACGTGGTGCCGGAGCCGCTCTGCGAGGCGGACACGCTCAACGTATCATCGCCGTCACCGCCGTTCAGCACGTCACCGCTGTCGGCGATGCTGCCGAAATCGAAGGTGTCGTCGTTGGCCGTGCCGGTCACGTCGTGATCGACGCCGCCGGAGAAGGTGAGGTCGACAAAGCCGGTCAGGTCACCAGCGTCAACGGTATTGCCGCTGCTGCTGCCACCGATCGCCGCGGAGATCTTCACGTCGGCATCGCCATTCAGGTCCAGGCTCTCGATCGTGCTGTCCTGAATCGACGTGAACTCGATATCAGCGACGTCGGTATCACCGCTGGTCTGGTCATTGGCGCTGTTGAGCGTCAGGTTGACCTGCTCGGCTTCACCGTTGCCGCCAACGTCACCACTGTCCAGCACGAGGCCGTCACCGCCCGAGCCGATCGTGAACGTGCCGGAACCGTTGCCAGTGTCTGCGGCGTTGTTCTCGATCGTGAAGCCAAGGGCATCACTGTTGCCGCTGGCCTCGCCGCTGGCAAGGCGGACGTCGAGAAAGCCAAGCTCAGTCCCGCCGCTGGTGTTGGCCTGCAAGGCAAAATTGCTGTCAGCGCCCACCGAGTTGGCGGTAATGCCGCTGCCTGCACCAGCAAGGCCACCAGAGCCAACAACAGCGTTGACATTTTCGAAGTCGCCGAGATTGCTGAGGTCGACGTTGCCACTGGAGCCAGACTGGAACTCGGCGCTGAACGTCTCGAAGTTATTCAGCGTGGCGCCGCTGCCCGGCGAAAGGTTACCAGTGCCGGCCGCGATCACCTCGTCCGTCCCGGCGCCGCCGTCGAGCGTCGTGTCGCCGCTGTAGTCGTTGCTGCCCAGGTCAACGGTGTCGTCGCCGGACCCAGTGGCGACGTCAATCGACGTGCCGCTCACGTTCGTCGAGCCGAGATTGCCGAGATCGACCGTGTCGTCACCAGCGCCACCGGTTGCGGAAATACCGCCGCTGGCGGAAGCATCCGTCGTACCGAACGTCGCGGTCAGGTCGCCCTCGAAACCGGCGGCGTCGACCGTGCGCGTCGCGACGTCAGAGGCGTCGTCCTCCACGATGCCGAGGTCGAGGTCCGCAGTGCCGCCAACCTCGATCGTCTCGAACGCGTTGCCGATATCGTTCGAACTGGACGAATTATCAGTGGTGAGAACCGTGTTTTCTTCGCCACCCGTGCTCGTGACGGACAGCGTTTCCACCACATCCGTGTCACCGGCCGCGTTGTCCGTGTCGATGGTGGCACTGGAGCCGCCCGTCGCCGTGACATTGATGCTGTCGCTGTCACCGCTGACCGCGTCGTTGGCGAACACCGCACGGAGTGTGCCCTCAGCGCCGGAAAGGCCGAAGACAGCGCCGGTGTTCTCGACGTTGCTGATCTCGGTGGTGCTGCCGGACGCGCTGCCGTCCGACCAGAACTCGTTCGTGCCGGAGGTGTTCGACGTGTTGTAGGTCAGAACGTCGCTGCCACCGGTCGCGTTGTTCGAAACGAACAGCTGCTCCGTGTTGTCCACCGTCGGGTTGACGGTGACCGCACCGCTACCCGAGCCGATCGTGCTGACCACCAACTCGTCGGACTGGCCGCCGGCGGAATCGATGCTGTCGAAGCTCTGCAGCGTGCCGTCGCTGCTGGAGCTCATGTCGATTACGCCCTGCGTGGTGTCGTTGGAGGCCGTGGTCTCCAGCGCCTGCTGCGGGCCAACGTTGTCCTGACCCGTGGTCAGCTGATTGG from Limimonas halophila carries:
- a CDS encoding DUF2283 domain-containing protein, coding for MKLNYDPATDALYIHLTDDVAVDSDEVSDGVVLDYDAQGHLVGIDVQHARHCANIDRLVVEHVPAPGQDAA
- a CDS encoding DUF2442 domain-containing protein, producing MTSLAPDTDIRVLAVSVDESRLSVDLMDGRSISVPLAWYPRLANATPEERAHWEVAGGGYGIHWPDIDEDLSTEGLLRGARAPQPHTPAEQPA
- a CDS encoding DUF4160 domain-containing protein, yielding MPTVLREKGFRFYFYSHEPNEPPHVHVDKGGASAKFWLQTGGVASATGFSAHDLTALHRLVRERRMKLLEAWHDFFGT
- a CDS encoding PIG-L deacetylase family protein; the encoded protein is MQTDPTILDDCTVVMAHPDDECLWASSAVARSRQVVLCYGNIGSQPGLSQRRQAAMQAFPLANTTFLAVPESEVFSTAAWPLPGETWAGLRCRRNNDTYESNCERLIALLREHLRGVKTVVTHNPWGEYGHEEHVQVFRAVMRLQQEFGFSVLVSGYCSNLTVLLAQRHLGRFSDCLAHQPTDMKIAKTLRDHYIKHGCWTWFKDYAWPDYEHFFVVDPAAASAKRPQTPTIQPLMFVQLPAPMRVSFTLDPFTS
- a CDS encoding beta strand repeat-containing protein, producing MVDRLILDGDGGTTPIAAPLGGASHDGFNVIGTAATETIQIQANQQTAGQVTNFAANGDTVQFAGSVTDYDFQVSGFGLEITDTVTGTTSTISLNNDIANAASQLQFADGTIDAGIDSSGDSPAVSVGGQTFADGDSVDPNNVTVGDATGIGRGGDPVEPQQDFSLSDSPNVVDEGGTVTYTVTTNQALSEDTTLQLATSGSDLGGNAAEAGQDDFTLSTGSVTFNAGAEAGDTLTFTLDASRDNVSEGLEGVQVSLLDENFDQVASETTGISNVPTGNTNQLTTGQDNVGPQQALETTASNDTTQGVIDMSSSSDGTLQSFDSIDSAGGQSDELVVSTIGSGSGAVTVNPTVDNTEQLFVSNNATGGSDVLTYNTSNTSGTNEFWSDGSASGSTTEISNVENTGAVFGLSGAEGTLRAVFANDAVSGDSDSINVTATGGSSATIDTDNAAGDTDVVETLSVTSTGGEENTVLTTDNSSSSNDIGNAFETIEVGGTADLDLGIVEDDASDVATRTVDAAGFEGDLTATFGTTDASASGGISATGGAGDDTVDLGNLGSTNVSGTSIDVATGSGDDTVDLGSNDYSGDTTLDGGAGTDEVIAAGTGNLSPGSGATLNNFETFSAEFQSGSSGNVDLSNLGDFENVNAVVGSGGLAGAGSGITANSVGADSNFALQANTSGGTELGFLDVRLASGEASGNSDALGFTIENNAADTGNGSGTFTIGSGGDGLVLDSGDVGGNGEAEQVNLTLNSANDQTSGDTDVADIEFTSIQDSTIESLDLNGDADVKISAAIGGSSSGNTVDAGDLTGFVDLTFSGGVDHDVTGTANDDTFDFGSIADSGDVLNGGDGDDTLSVSASQSGSGTTSINAPETSNIETVDVSLTANGAGTMTAPAVAALDASNLAGSETIELSATLTSGGGGELSIARLDNLADGASVDIKGDATAGSSGAVELNLGGSGDSQSINVGLDASGQTVDELALDASGGSNGIETLNLDVNDGSGESDTNATISDLDVANTTTITASSSDDNLLVSNVTNGSSIETVDLSDFGGGFEIAALGSTGGSVTYDLGELAEGVNNQIASGEGNDSLNDTASVINLETDENDTLVFDGIDNNLRVNGGDFGGDIVDDTLDFSNVSGVNSTDDLTFTGGNFDDDSTSDDTQISSDAFDGDLVFIDTNVNTFNNDDFVF